Within the Candidatus Coatesbacteria bacterium genome, the region GCGGTGACCAGATACGCAACCAGTTCGTTTCCGGCCCGGCGACGACCTTGACCCGCGCCCGGTGCACCGCGGTGTCGTAGTCGATCACGTGGGCCAGACGGATCCCACTGAGGTTCTTGCGCGGCCTGATATGTCGATAGGGCATGAGGCTCCTTTTGGCTTGCTAGTTACTAATCAACCTGGAAGGCCTTGTAGGGCGGTTGCAGAGTCAGGCTGGTCGTCAGCCCCCCCGAGCCCAAGGAATGCGCCGCCTTGCTGAGGTGGTACTTGCCGTCGAAACCGACGGCCGCCTTTCGCCCTGTGCGCTTGGCCCTCGACCCGGCCACGCCGGAGCCTTTGTGCTCGACGGGCAGGGCGCCGCCGGTTCCGCGCAACTTGACCATCATCCCGCCGCGCAGCTCGAGGGCACCGCCCTGCAGACCCGCGGAGACCTCGACCTCGTAGGAGGCGAGCTGGTTCAACAGATACTGGGCCTGCTTGCGCAACGCCTTCTCATCATTGAGGTCCATCCGCCGATAGCGCTTTTCGACGAGGTTCGAGTCGGGGAGCTCACGCTCATCATCGGCCACAGCCTCGATTATCTCGGCCTTCTCAACGTTGTATCCGGTCACGGTGACTTTGTACTTTTCCCGCGCCGGCGGATGCCGATCGACGGATAGCGATCTCAAGGGCAGCTCCCCCTCGTCCGCCAGCGCGCTCCAGACGAGGGTTCGCTCGGGATCATAGCTTTCGGGCGGTTTCTCGAGACGCAGATAACGCGTACCGGGCTGGAGATAGGCGATACAGCCCTCATCGTGAGCGAGCCGCTGGATGATCGACCAGGAGCTGTCACCGTCGCCGATGAGATTGGTGTCGGAAAAGCCGGTCGGCTCGGGATCGACCTTGACACCGACCTCGTCGGCCAGCTCTTTGATGATATCGAGGCGGTTGACAGCGTCCCAGGAACGGTCGTTGAGCGGCTTGTCAAGGAGCAGCCCGACGAAATCCCTCCCGGAGAGACTCAACCTCAACCCGCCGGTATCAAGACTCCAGCTCTCGCTGTCCACCCGGCCCCAATGGATCGGCGGACCCAACTCGGGCTCCTGACCCTCCACGAGCGGCTCGTCCAGACACTCGAGGTAGATCATGACCTCGAAGTCCTGTCCCTTGAGAATGAACTGCCGGACGTCCTCTCCGGTCAATGAGCCCCCCTCGCCGTAAGACAGCCGCTGCTGAAGCCCGTCAAGATGAGGCATTTGGGGCAAGGCCAGGGAGAGACTGAAGGTGTCGGCGGCGCGCCAGGGGGTGGTGTTGACCGATAGCGACTCGGCGAAGCGGGTGATGTCCCACTCCTCACCACCATCGACGCGACGCAGCTTGACACGGGCCACGGGATAGGTCAGGCTGCCGGTAACGGTGCGTTCCATCTGCCACCTCGGGGGTTACTTGGGAATGCGAAGGACTTCTCCGGCCTCGATCTCGATACTGATGAGATCGTTGGCTTCGGCGATTTCGTTCCACCGACCGGGGTCACCGAGCTCGCTGGCGGCAATCTGGCGCAGGGTGTCACCCTGGCTGACAATGTAACGGAAAATGCGCTCAGGCGGTTCGAGCAGTGCGCCAAGGCTGAACCTGAGCAGCGTTTTCTCCCGCCAAAGCGACCGCAGATAGGCGAAGATGGTCTCGGCCGCGGCCCTGCTGTTGACATTCTCCTCTCCGCTACGGTTGAGCACGGCCAAGTTGTCCGGATCCGCGAAGTAGTCTTCCAACCCGCCCATCGCCCCGCCGATACGCTCGATGAACGACTCCGCCATCTCATAGAACTCGGTGATCAGGTTCTGCGGTAACTGACTGAGTTCGTCGATGAAGCGCAGGGCTTCCATGAACTCGTCAACGTAACTCTCGAGCTCGGTGACCAGCTCATTGATCTCCTCATAGAAGTCGCTGAGCTCCCCGCGCAACTCAGCGATGGCCTCCAGGATCCCGGCGAGATCCTCACGCAGCTTATCGATCAACCTCAGTGGAGCTGACTCAGCCTCCGGTGCCCGCAGCTCGCGCGGATCATCGATGACCTCGCTCAAACGCATCCGGTAACGGATTAACCGGCGGCTCTCGATCTCGAAACTGATGTCGGCTATTACGACATGCTTCTGCATCCGACCCCAACGAGCCGTGTAACGCTTGCCTCCCCGACGCCACGTTTCCAGTTTCTTGTATTCATCCCAGGCATTCTCGCCGTAGAGCACTCCGCCGAAGCTGATCTCGTTGCCCCCCGGACCGAGGAACTGGTAGATCGGCCGACGCCCCGGCGCCGTCATCGTGGCTATCGTTGGCGGACCGCTCAGCGAAATCGGCTTCTGCGGCGCCAGGGGCGTGAAGACAAAGACCCCCTCTTGATCGTTCGCGCCCGAGCTAACCCACTTGCCCACATCCTTGTCCGTCTCGATGAGGGTGAACTTGTCGTTCATGATCCCCATCCGCTCCTTTGCCTCACCAGTTTTCTTGCCGGAACCACCTTTTTCGCTAAAATCCACTTCAGCCTCCAGTTATGTCCTTGTTTGTCGGAGTGCCGATCAGTCCTTGGGGTCCGAAGGGCCAAAGCACCATGGGTTCGGCCCCCTTAGCCGTAGCCGTTACGATACGCCTGATTACCTCGGAGAGGCTCTCGACCCCCGCGAAATCAATGACTATTTCCTTGCCCGAATCGATCTTCCAGCCGTTCTGATGCAAACTCTCTGCGGTTTGAGCCACTACCTGATCGACCAGGTCCTTCCATGAGTTGATCTCCTCAGCGAAAGATAACTCGACGATCAGTTCACCCTTGTCGTTGGCTTCACGTTTGTTGGAGCTATGGCCCCGATGCCGCCTGGCTGAAGCTTTGCTTTCGGCACTCATTAGCTGCCTTCCTCTGACGGCTCAGTGGCCCTTTTCTCCCTTTTTAAGTGTCCTATATATTCTTCTATTGCTTTCAAGGGTATGTTATCTAAGTCCTCGGAGTTGATCATAGTTACGTTTTTATAGTTGACTTCTGCTTTATTCTTAGTTTCATACTTTCGTAATTG harbors:
- a CDS encoding LysM peptidoglycan-binding domain-containing protein, whose product is MDFSEKGGSGKKTGEAKERMGIMNDKFTLIETDKDVGKWVSSGANDQEGVFVFTPLAPQKPISLSGPPTIATMTAPGRRPIYQFLGPGGNEISFGGVLYGENAWDEYKKLETWRRGGKRYTARWGRMQKHVVIADISFEIESRRLIRYRMRLSEVIDDPRELRAPEAESAPLRLIDKLREDLAGILEAIAELRGELSDFYEEINELVTELESYVDEFMEALRFIDELSQLPQNLITEFYEMAESFIERIGGAMGGLEDYFADPDNLAVLNRSGEENVNSRAAAETIFAYLRSLWREKTLLRFSLGALLEPPERIFRYIVSQGDTLRQIAASELGDPGRWNEIAEANDLISIEIEAGEVLRIPK